The DNA sequence ACCAACAACCCCCCCTTTTGTTGGATGGGGGGGAAGCAGAGCACGACGGGGCGGTCCCGGGGTGCTTTTCCCGGCGTTTCTACGGATGACAGCGCGGTCCCACCATCGGCCCACTTCGGCCACTACCGATCAAACGGCACCATGGGCCTGCGGAGCCGCTCGGTGAGCTCCGTGGCCGCGATGGGCATCGAGCAATCCCCCGCGGTGCCTTTCGGCTTTTACACCCCCAGAGGCACGGGCTCGGATCGAGCCGGAGGAGGGTCAGGGAGCACACCCGCCGCCTCTCACGGAAGCGACTATCAGGACAGTGGCGGTGGACGGCATCACACAGACGGGGTGCTTTATCTGGGGTCCCGGGGGTCGCTGGCTGACACCTTGCCCCTTCACATCGCTCCCCGCTGGTTCAGTACGCACAGCGGTAAGAGCAGTCGGAACACTTTCACACATGAGAGCCATCAGCCGTTCATTGTAGCGCGTTGCAACCCCATCACGCCCCTTCCAGTAGACAAACGGGGCGGGCGGCCGGCAGCCAAAGCATTAATGCACTTGACAGGTTAGTCTTGTCCACGGTTTGCAatactgaaatgaaaatgacttgTAATTGGAGCGCTGCGATACATTTCGCTTTGCGTCTCTGCAAATGTATTCGTATACAATCATGTGCTAAGGTGAACATGGGTACTATATATGGAAAAGACTTTGCTCAGTCCCTCCGGACATGTCCGGAGTTAATGATTCAACAATGTTTATCAGTATATCGTTGTAGAGTTGGGGCTAATTCTTTCTATTTGGCTTTGGGTAACCACTATATCAACAACTTGCAAAATACTGTAATGCATACCCTCATGAATAAGCTTATCCTTAAGCAATGCCAAGCTGTCTGGGCATCGGTATACCGAATGCAAAAAGCAAAATTCTTGTCCTTATATTGGATCTACTTACAAGCAGTCATAATGTTCGGGCCGGTCAGTGTTTGGAATGGGTTGTGTTGAAGTTAACATTGCATGCGGGGGTCTCTCTCAAAAGCATGTGTTGCACTGCACGTGTACAATGACACTAATACATCTGTTGCTAAATCTGGCTGAGTCAATTAGCTCAACAATGAGAGTCCAAAGAGGGAGGGGGCAGAAACGGGAGAAGATGGAAAATAGTGAGACGTGGAAGGATGGTATGAAAGGGAAGGAGCAGGGTGAGGATTTTTGGCTCATCTGCAGCTGACCTCATTCATCATAAAACATTTCAGGGTGCAACTTGGCATTTCAAGCTCAGGTATAAACACAAATGGTGGTTTCGGCTACTCCGGTGCATGTACAATGGACGTGCAGAAATCCACAAGGGAGGCACACATCAGCAGCCACagctaacacccccccccccgccccccaggcTCTCGTTATTGAAGCCCCAGCCGTGCACAGCAGGGGAATAACAACTTGGGTGTCAGCGGCTCAGTTGTTTTGCCTTTGCCCGGCCACTGATCTTATAAGTGTGACAGCTGTATGAGAGGAAGTCAGGAGTTTGTTCAAAAAGACCTTCTGTAGTTagaatccatccattctctgcacCGCTTATCCTATAATAATTACTATTGTGATTGTTAGGTGTTGAAATCGCAACAATTTCAAAGAGGTGTCACCTCTTGAAGAATAGAAAAATAGATCCATTTCACTAACTCTgaccgcaagctgcaattgcagactgctaacCACTAACACACATCCGGTTATGCAGGTCATTCGCCAAAAGTTAAAAGTGacctgttttttaaatttaattttatttatacttttttttgtgaaagtgacacTGATAGCATCctcagggtgcagtgtacactcACAAAAAGATATAATAttcataacatccatccatccatccattttctgatccgcatatcctcacaaggattgtggggtgtgctgcagcctatcccagatttcttcaggcagtaggaagggtacaccttgaactgtttgccagccaatcgcaaggcacacggaGATAaataaccatccgtgctcacactcacaccttgggacaatttcgagtgttccatcaaattgccatgcatgtttttggaatgtgggaggaaaccggagtacccggagaaaacccacgcaggcccggggagaacatgccaactccacacaggaaggccggcgtAGGAGTGAAACCTTACACCTCCTCACTGTgagccaacgcgctaaccagtcgaccaccgggccactcATAATACACTTTACAtgactaaataaaataatgttgtaTTCACTATAAAGAATAATTATAACAAATACAACTCCTGCAGATCAATGAATTtcctggaggggaggggggggggtggttgcatTGTCAGGGCTAAATGGAAATATTGCTTCGATTTCAAGAGTGTGCCTGAAGATTAATAGACTTCGCTCTTGCAGTATAAACTTATTGAGCATCATCGTCTTTAAAAAGGGGATTAGACTCACGTTGAGGAGTAGCAGGGCACTGAACAAAACACTGTATTTAGACTCCttgtcagaatcatctttattggccaagtatgtagaacacacaaggaatttgtctctggtataacacgctgcactagtatcatcgtaaacaacaaaatcattgaaccttaaatgaaccattttagagtaaccagtagttttgtagtaccattttgtggtgcaagaagagtgactatgtcagtgactgtttaaggagttaatggctagagggaagaagctgtttaagtgtctactggatttggtgcgcatggatctgtagcgtctgcctgaggggagtggctgaaaaaggtggtgggcagggtgcgggggatccaggaggattttccgtgcccttgtcttgattcttgcagtgtgcaagtcctcaagagtgggtagggcggtgccaacgattttctccgccgtcctaactgtccgttgaagtcggattttgtccttttttgtggcggccccaaaccaaaccgtgatggaagaacacaggattgattcgatgactgccatgtagaactgtcgtagcacctcttgTCATTTGTGCTCTGAACATGTTTGAATGATGTCAAAGATCTTGTGGAAGGCCCTTTCCTTCTTCTGTATGACTGTGCCCCCAATGCAGTTTGAGTTGCATTGGGTGTAAAAAAAACCAGAAAGGTCCATACAGAACTGCTTTCCACTTCAAACATCACGGAGATTACTCCAAATAAAAATTCAGAACCAGGCTCTCTTGTTCAACATCGGTGACGCACCGACCTTGTTCCCTTCATACTTTCTGCTGTGCTTCACACACATTTGTCACTTGGAAAACTTTGCTTCCGGGTGGCGCCGCAAAGACCGCCTGGCTCAGTTTGGTTGTGGTCAAATGGAGTCAAAACATAGCTAGTGAATTGATGAAACAGAATGAGATGATGAATTTTCTCTGGCAAACCCAAACACATAGATTGCATGAGTAATAATGAATtgacagatacaaaaaaaacaaaaacaaaacagaaactaGCGTAATGATGACGCCTTCAGTCATGGAGTAAAAGACTCTTACCAAAAATACTCAGGTAAAAGTAAAGTGCGTAACATTAAAACAACTTTGACAATTTAATTACATTTCTACCCACTGTCCGGATTTGTGAGACAAACAAGTACTGTGGAAGTATCAGGAATATTAATAAAAGTCTCCAAAGCAATATTCAAAGAAACAAGCCCATGACATTACTTAGGAATGTGTCTACTGACAGGAACGGAGATAAGCAGCAACAGCATaaagaaatacagtatgtgtgtccAAAAGAAGAGCAGCCTTGACTGCAAAGCGCAGTTCGAGGTGTGGCTTAATTCAAACGTTTGAGCTGCCCATATATGGATTCGAAGCGACATCTTCTTTCCTTTCctttattttcttcttgttATCGGAAGCCTTACTGATGCACTGTCGTATGACATTGCACTGATGTTTCACTAACACTTTATTGAACATCAAAAATGACACTCTCAACATTCAGTCGGTCGGAGGCAGAGCTACGTGAATTATGAGAAGTGGTCGAAATGGCCATTTTGAAATTTATGCTGGGTGAACAGTGAGTCAGAGCCATGGAAGCTCATCCAAGCGTGTTTAGGATCCCTGAAAatggtgccttgctcaagggcacctcaACACTAGCTTACATTTTGTCCGCAGCTGGACTCAAACCCGTAACCCACTGGCTCCAGAGCGCAAATTCTTATGTATGAGCTACagctgcggcggcccggtagtgcagtggttagcacgtcggcttcgcagtgcagaggtaccgggttc is a window from the Hippocampus zosterae strain Florida chromosome 3, ASM2543408v3, whole genome shotgun sequence genome containing:
- the znrf1 gene encoding E3 ubiquitin-protein ligase znrf1; protein product: MGGKQSTTGRSRGAFPGVSTDDSAVPPSAHFGHYRSNGTMGLRSRSVSSVAAMGIEQSPAVPFGFYTPRGTGSDRAGGGSGSTPAASHGSDYQDSGGGRHHTDGVLYLGSRGSLADTLPLHIAPRWFSTHSGFKCPVCSKSVASTEMEVHFIMCLSKPRLSYNDDVLAKDAGECVICLEELQQGDTIARLPCLCIYHKSCIDSWFEINRSCPEHPSD